ATTGTCCTTTTTGTCTTCTTTGCTATTATGTCAATGTTAGTAAAGGATTTGCAAGTACAGTTAACGGTTGTTTATGGTTTAATTCACTTACTATTATTTTGGCATATGTTTACGGAGAGAAGTTTTATATTAGAACCACGCTTGGCGATATTTAGTGCGAATGCAGTTTTCTTTATATTAGCCATTTCAAAAATACCCGAATTTACAACATGGGGATTAATGATTAGTGCGCTTGTGCATGCTATTATGTTCGTGTTTGAATATAGGAAGAATCGACACTCTACATTTACCAATCTTTTATTTGGTTTCGCAATGGGTGCATTTAGTTTAGCTATTTTATATGAGTATAGTTTAGTGAATGCAGCGATTGTATTATTATTACAAGGTTTCCTGGGTATGGTGACTGCTATTAAAGTAAAACAACAAATAAAATTGTATGTTAGTGCGACGATTTATGCGATTGGAATGATACAGACTATTTTTAGTCCGTTTGATTATTTCCTTTCAGCTGGGTTTGTTGCTCATATTATTTTAATAGTTACATTTTATTACTGCATGAAACAAGCGAAAGATCTGTTAAAGAGTTTCGGGAAATATGTTTATTCTATAGCGCTCTATTGGTTTATGGTTATCGTATTTATTGCAATTACTAGAGTTGGTGAAGTTCTTTCTACAGATGGAAGCATAATTAGCGTATCTGTATCATTATTATGGATGGTATATGCTTTATTTGCAGTTTGGCTTGGACGGAATAAACATATGAATGAAATATTGTATGCTGGATTAGTCGTTTTAGTTGTAACGATAGGGAAGCTATTCCTTTTGGACCTACCAGAAGTATCGATGATGATCAGGGCGGTGTTATTCTTAATAGTAGGTAGTATAGGTATCGTTATTTCAAGAATGTTTTTCTCAAAAGAAGAGAAGTAGAAAGAAGGCAATCCATATCCGGATTGCCTTTTTCATTATTTCTTATCAATTGTTACAGCTTCACTGTATTTCGCTGTTGTATTTTGACGTAGACGAAGCGTTGCTTGTCCAGTCGTATTTGGATTGATTTGCACATTTACAATTTTCTCAGCAGAACCTAAGCTGTTTGTTGTGAAAGAGAATGCACTACTATATCCGAAAGTAGATGGCCAAGTACCATTTGTATTTTGAACTTTTGCTACTTGTGTACCACCAGTCGTGAAGATACCTAAAGAGTAATTATCGTATGTTGTGTTTGGTAATAAGTTATTTACTTGAATTTTCATTTTGAACACTTCATTGTTTGGTAGAGTGCTAGGATGTGTAACTACGTAGTCGTTTGCTGTTACAGCACCGTTATAACCGTATGAACCTGGTTTGAAAGTGTTTGTATTAAACCATTGATAACCTGCATTTGGCGCACTCCAAGGTTCAGGTTGTGGCTCAGTTGATAAGCTTGGTTGTTCAAATGTTTGTAAAGTAGTAGGTAAATCAAGTTGTAAACCATTTACTTGATCTAAACTTGTGAATGTTTCTTTATTCGATAGCCAATTTACAATGTTTTCTAGTAAAATAGCATCGTTTTCTTCTTTATATCCATCGTAAGTTTTCTTTGTTTGACCAGAATCTTCACGAACGTATTTTGGCGATGCATCTTCAACAGGAGAAGAATCACCGATAAAGGCAGCTTTTCCAAGTCCTACTTTAG
This Bacillus paramycoides DNA region includes the following protein-coding sequences:
- a CDS encoding DUF2339 domain-containing protein, with protein sequence MKEDLNKKIEALETAIETMQEALFELKAKQKEIEVENAQQHVSKEKKEHIETVTEEKRKEEVVTIKEPVQELEVKQVDISAFKRESFNIIQFCQTWLPRIFVGIMLLGVIWLFKAGVDAGLLTPAIRIVFGIVLSIVFYYIGDIQIKRERQALGLVLAGGSITGIVLTTFAAHYLYGFIPASVAFVCNIAWVILGIYVAKRYQSEYLTIFVAVGAFFVPFLLNSTTPNPYIFFGYETILTLSLLWYALKNRYQYLYMISYAVAAIVLFVFFAIMSMLVKDLQVQLTVVYGLIHLLLFWHMFTERSFILEPRLAIFSANAVFFILAISKIPEFTTWGLMISALVHAIMFVFEYRKNRHSTFTNLLFGFAMGAFSLAILYEYSLVNAAIVLLLQGFLGMVTAIKVKQQIKLYVSATIYAIGMIQTIFSPFDYFLSAGFVAHIILIVTFYYCMKQAKDLLKSFGKYVYSIALYWFMVIVFIAITRVGEVLSTDGSIISVSVSLLWMVYALFAVWLGRNKHMNEILYAGLVVLVVTIGKLFLLDLPEVSMMIRAVLFLIVGSIGIVISRMFFSKEEK